The following proteins are encoded in a genomic region of Diadema setosum chromosome 18, eeDiaSeto1, whole genome shotgun sequence:
- the LOC140241413 gene encoding DNA nucleotidylexotransferase-like, producing MAAPWRKRRKLSHHEDKEKHEVKFPEVVIFIINARIQRVRLEHLRRLARKKGFVIALELGENVTHVVTELDTKDHVISIMQRIVRNQRNFSFDVLAFAKKVQILSLKWFTACMEEERPVEIIDKYTLPDRIVIDPNADEAGDPDGKWVKRRNRRFACQRSTPLNHPNKIFTDALEVLEKAAEFQMTESSYSRGLAFRKASAALKALPEEVKTQRDLENLYDIRANSHCMQVILDILDHGHSAEVDGILQSEWFQTMSLFIGVFGCGNVTAGRWCQMGLKTLADVKRSYMLNLTKSQIKGIEYYDELNAPVTRDEADRIHAIVSDIVTAIRPGSTVDITGGFKRGKSTGHDLDLLISHPEERQEEGILPALIQALNKRDLLEYTDIHRNSFASHHIQQGSDAKKNVLDHFERCFSIFRLPIEVQAGGEAESSSTDATMATSSDADAAAAASAVPDSNGMEGSPGAVASGGSPGMHDCTAAVRKVDSGRKWVAKRVDFVIAPVSQYPFALFGWTGSRMFNRSIRDYANKVMNMNLSNHGLFDKTNDETLMQVSSDNDRICYPRGLKDPNLKESV from the exons atggcagcGCCCTGGCGGAAAAGACGAAAGCTCTCTCACCACGAAGATAAGGAAAAACATGAGGTGAAATTTCCGGAAGTCGTCATATTCATCATCAATGCAAGAATCCAAAGAGTGCGTCTTGAACATCTTAGACGATTAGCTCGAAAGAAGGGTTTTGTCATTGCATTAGAACTTGG gGAAAATGTAACCCACGTTGTGACTGAGCTAGACACCAAAGACCATGTTATCAGTATTATGCAGCGGATTGTGCGGAATCAGAGGAATTTCAGCTTTGATGTGCTGGCCTTTGCAAAGAAAGTGCAAATCCTTTCTCTGAAGTGGTTCACTGCCTGCATGGAAGAGGAGAGACCAGTGGAAATCATTGACAAGTACACGCTCCCTGACAGGATAGTG ATTGACCCAAATGCTGATGAAGCAGGGGATCCGGATGGGAAATGGGTGAAGCGAAGGAATCGAAGGTTTGCTTGCCAGCGTTCAACTCCCTTGAACCACCCAAACAAGATCTTCACG GATGCATTGGAAGTACTTGAAAAAGCAGCTGAGTTCCAGATGACGGAGAGCAGTTACTCAAGGGGGCTCGCCTTCCGCAAAGCGTCTGCTGCCCTCAAAGCCTTGCCTGAGGAAGTCAAGACCCAGAGGGATCTAGAAAATCTGTATGACATAAGGGCAAATTCACACTGTATGCAGGTGATCTTG gATATTTTGGACCATGGTCATAGTGCAGAAGTCGATGGCATCCTGCAGAGTGAATGGTTCCAGACGATGTCA TTGTTTATCGGAGTCTTTGGCTGTGGGAATGTGACTGCAGGCAGGTGGTGTCAGATGGGTTTGAAAACTCTGGCTGATGTCAAGAGAAGTTACATGCTCAATCTAACCAAGTCACAGATTAAAG GGATAGAATACTATGATGAACTGAACGCACCCGTCACCAGAGATGAAGCAGACAGGATCCATGCCATTGTGTCGGATATAGTTACTGCCATTCGTCCTGGAAGTACTGTAGACATCACAGGGGGCTTTAAGAG AGGAAAGTCGACTGGACATGACCTGGATCTGCTTATCTCGCATCCAGAGGAGAGACAGGAAGAAGGCATTCTTCCCGCCCTCATACAGGCCTTGAACAAACGAGATCTCCTGGAGTACACCGACATCCACCGCAACAGTTTCGCCAGCCACCACATCCAGCAGGGATCAGATGCAAAGAAGAATGTCCTGGACCACTTTGAGCGCTGCTTCAGCATCTTCCGCCTCCCCATCGAGGTGCAGGCTGGGGGAGAAGCGGAATCATCGTCTACAGatgctaccatggcaacatccTCCGATGCAGATGCGGCAGCAGCAGCCTCAGCTGTTCCTGATAGCAATGGAATGGAAGGTTCCCCTGGGGCAGTGGCATCAGGTGGCAGTCCTGGCATGCACGATTGCACTGCTGCTGTGCGCAAAGTGGACAGTGGACGTAAGTGGGTTGCTAAGAGAGTAGACTTCGTCATAGCCCCTGTCAGTCAATACCCATTTGCGCTCTTCGGCTGGACAGGTTCGAGGATGTTCAACAGATCCATCAGGGACTATGCCAACAAAGTGATGAACATGAATCTGTCAAACCATGGTCTGTTTGACAAGACTAAT GATGAAACTCTGATGCAGGTGTCATCTGATAACGACAGGATTTGTTATCCCAGAGGTCTCAAAGACCCTAACTTGAAAGAATCGGTGTGA